From Juglans regia cultivar Chandler chromosome 6, Walnut 2.0, whole genome shotgun sequence, the proteins below share one genomic window:
- the LOC118348612 gene encoding wall-associated receptor kinase 2-like, which produces MGVLISKLLQLISFNGVILLIAMVAAAAAQAKPVCDNMCGDVEIPYPFGLSTSEECYLGKNFNISCNSSDHTPIIGNVRVTNISIKDHEMYVMASVAEACYHSNGSHEYSFTTLFSGGIFTICTTKNQFTVLGCDTTGIISGTKNGTDYTTGCISRCNNRSDAINGSCSGVGCCNIGFPDGLESFEVELSSFQNHTNVWNFNPCSYAFVVKKGNFSFSTDYLQKWPHKRLPIVLDWAIGNETCDEARKKRDFACRNPNSECHDPETRRGYQCKCKQGYQGNPYLPHGCQDINECKDQTHTCSRADGCVNTEGNYTCRCPKWYHGDGTKDAEGCAADFVLIIQIAIGSGVGFICMFLFTSWMYFVYKKRKIMKLREKFFQQNGGLILEQRLGRQEGSTETLKIFTVEQLQKATKNYDESLIIGRGGFGTVYKGILADNKIVAIKKSKIEDENQIEQFINEVVVLSQINHRHVVKLLGCCLETQVPLLVYEFVSNGTLFKYIHQEINASTFPWETRLRIAAETAEALWYLHSTTSIPIIHRDVKSTNILLDDDFTAKVSDFGTSRLVPRDQKQLATVVQGTLGYLDPEYLQTNQLTEKSDVYSFGVVLVELLTGKVALSFARSEEQRSLAMYFISSIKEEKIFEILENHIIAEGNQEQIQQFVELARSCLAVKGDERPTMREVAMELERIRNMHKHPSVNLEVNSKEVEHLLAET; this is translated from the exons ATGGGAGTACTGATCTCGAAGCTTTTGCAGTTAATCTCATTCAATGGAGTGATACTGCTTATTGCGATGGTGGCAGCAGCGGCAGCTCAAGCCAAGCCTGTCTGCGACAACATGTGTGGGGATGTAGAAATTCCATATCCATTTGGCTTGAGTACTAGTGAAGAATGTTACTTGGGCAAGAACTTCAATATCAGTTGTAATAGCTCTGATCATACTCCAATTATAGGCAATGTCCGTGTCACAAACATATCCATTAAGGATCATGAAATGTATGTCATGGCAAGTGTAGCCGAAGCCTGTTACCATTCGAATGGTTCCCACGAATACAGTTTTACAACCCTGTTCAGCGGCGGAATTTTCACCATTTGTACAACAAAAAATCAGTTCACTGTTCTTGGCTGTGATACTACGGGCATTATTAGTGGAACAAAAAATGGAACAGACTACACGACAGGATGCATATCTCGATGTAATAACCGTAGCGATGCGATCAACGGATCTTGCTCTGGCGTTGGCTGTTGCAACATAGGGTTTCCAGATGGCTTAGAATCTTTTGAAGTGGAACTTTCAAGCTTTCAAAATCACACAAACGTATGGAACTTCAATCCTTGCAGCTATGCTTTTGTTGTCAAAAAAGGAAACTTCAGCTTCTCCACGGACTACCTTCAGAAATGGCCACACAAAAGGCTTCCAATAGTGCTTGATTGGGCAATAGGGAATGAAACCTGCGACGAAGCTCGGAAAAAACGGGATTTCGCATGTCGGAATCCGAATAGTGAATGCCATGATCCAGAAACCAGGCGGGGGTACCAGTGCAAGTGCAAGCAGGGTTACCAAGGGAACCCGTACCTCCCTCACGGTTGCCAag ACATTAACGAATGCAAGGATCAAACACATACCTGCAGCAGAGCGGATGGCTGTGTCAACACAGAAGGCAACTATACATGTCGTTGCCCCAAGTGGTATCATGGGGACGGAACAAAAGATGCTGAAGGCTGTGCTGCGGATTTCGTACTAATAATTCAGATTGCCATTg GTTCTGGAGTAGGctttatttgtatgtttttgtttACCTCTTGGATGTACTTCGTatacaagaaaagaaagattatGAAGCTCAGAGAAAAGTTCTTTCAACAGAATGGAGGATTGATTTTAGAACAGCGACTCGGCAGACAAGAAGGATCTACTGAAACACTCAAAATCTTTACTGTTGAACAGCTACAGAAGGCTACCAAAAATTATGACGAGAGCCTGATAATTGGCCGAGGAGGTTTTGGTACGGTTTACAAAGGTATTTTAGCAGATAATAAGATTGTTGCCATCAAGAAGTCCAAGATAGAGGATGAAAACCAAATTGAGCAATTCATCAACGAGGTGGTTGTGCTCTCCCAAATTAATCATAGGCATGTTGTCAAACTCTTGGGATGTTGTTTAGAAACACAAGTTCCTTTGCTTGTCTATGAATTTGTCTCAAACGGTACCCTTTTTAAGTACATTCATCAGGAAATCAATGCATCCACATTTCCTTGGGAAACCCGGTTGAGGATAGCTGCAGAAACAGCTGAGGCACTATGGTATCTGCACTCTACAACCTCAATACCTATAATTCACAGGGATGTAAAATCAACAAACATACTGCTTGATGATGATTTCACTGCAAAAGTCTCCGACTTTGGAACTTCAAGATTGGTTCCAAGAGATCAAAAGCAACTAGCCACTGTAGTGCAAGGAACTCTTGGATACCTGGATCCTGAATACTTGCAAACAAACCAGTTGACAGAGAAAAGTGATGTCTATAGCTTTGGAGTGGTGCTCGTTGAGCTACTTACCGGAAAGGTGGCACTTTCATTTGCAAGGTCCGAGGAGCAAAGAAGTCTCGCtatgtattttatttcttccataaaagaggaaaaaatatttgaaattcttgaaaatcacataaTTGCAGAAGGAAATCAGGAGCAAATCCAACAATTTGTGGAGCTTGCAAGGAGCTGCTTAGCAGTAAAAGGGGATGAGAGGCCTACAATGAGGGAAGTAGCAATGGAATtagaaagaataagaaatatgCATAAGCATCCTTCGGTTAACTTGGAAGTAAATTCAAAAGAGGTCGAACACTTGCTTGCTGAGACATGA